A DNA window from Buttiauxella agrestis contains the following coding sequences:
- a CDS encoding zinc-binding dehydrogenase, with product MKTKVAAIYGKRDVRIREFELPAITDDELLVSVISDSVCLSTWKAALLASEHKRVPDDLINHPVITGHECAGVIVEVGNNLRDKYKTGQRYVLQPAMGLPSGYSAGYSYEYFGGNATYMIIPKLAIDMGCVLPYSGSYFAAASLAEPMCCIIGAYKANYHTTQYVYEHRMGIKPGGNLALLACAGPMGIGAIDYAINGNIKPAKVVVVDIDEARLEQAQKLLPVELAAKNGIELVYVNSKNLDDPAAALRDMTGGAGFDDVFVYAAVPAVIELGDDLLADDGCLNFFAGPTDKNFKVPFNFYNVHYGSTHIVGTSGGSTDDMLEAIELAASGRLQPSFMVTHVGGLDAVPETVLNLPDIPGGKKLIYNGVTMPLTAITDFARLGETDPLFRRLAELVSETHGVWNEAAEKYLLAHFGVDTGMEA from the coding sequence ATGAAAACTAAAGTTGCAGCCATTTATGGTAAGCGGGATGTCCGTATCCGTGAGTTCGAATTACCCGCGATTACCGATGATGAATTATTAGTGAGTGTTATTTCTGACAGCGTTTGTTTATCAACATGGAAAGCCGCGTTACTGGCAAGCGAGCACAAACGTGTACCGGACGATTTAATTAATCATCCGGTTATTACCGGGCATGAATGCGCTGGCGTGATTGTTGAAGTCGGGAATAATCTACGTGATAAATATAAGACAGGTCAGCGTTACGTTCTGCAACCGGCAATGGGTTTGCCAAGCGGGTATTCGGCAGGATACAGCTATGAATATTTCGGTGGTAATGCCACCTATATGATTATTCCTAAGCTGGCGATTGATATGGGTTGTGTTTTGCCTTATAGCGGTTCCTATTTTGCTGCCGCCTCTTTAGCCGAACCGATGTGCTGCATTATTGGTGCCTATAAAGCTAACTACCACACCACGCAATATGTTTATGAACATCGCATGGGAATTAAACCCGGCGGTAACCTGGCATTATTAGCGTGTGCCGGGCCGATGGGCATCGGTGCCATTGATTATGCAATTAACGGAAATATTAAACCGGCTAAAGTCGTTGTGGTAGATATCGATGAAGCCCGACTGGAGCAGGCGCAAAAACTTTTGCCGGTAGAGCTGGCGGCAAAAAATGGCATTGAGCTGGTTTATGTGAACAGCAAAAATCTGGATGATCCGGCTGCTGCGCTGCGAGATATGACAGGGGGCGCAGGTTTCGACGATGTCTTTGTCTACGCCGCCGTGCCTGCGGTTATTGAGCTTGGTGACGATCTGCTGGCGGATGATGGCTGCCTGAACTTCTTTGCCGGGCCAACCGACAAAAACTTTAAAGTGCCGTTCAACTTCTACAACGTTCACTACGGCAGCACGCATATCGTTGGGACTTCAGGCGGTTCCACGGACGACATGCTGGAAGCCATCGAACTTGCCGCCAGCGGGCGATTGCAGCCTTCATTTATGGTCACGCATGTTGGCGGTTTAGATGCGGTGCCTGAAACCGTGTTGAACCTGCCGGATATCCCAGGCGGTAAAAAGCTGATTTACAACGGTGTGACTATGCCACTGACTGCGATCACCGATTTCGCCCGCCTGGGAGAAACCGATCCGTTATTCCGCCGCCTGGCTGAGCTGGTGAGCGAAACTCACGGCGTGTGGAACGAAGCCGCTGAAAAATATTTGTTGGCGCATTTTGGCGTCGATACCGGCATGGAGGCTTAA
- the glpX gene encoding class II fructose-bisphosphatase, translating into MKTLAYPFFRTTEQAALAAWPLIGCGDKNRIDGVAVQAMRDALNQIEMQGKIVIGEGEIDHAPMLYIGEMLGNGQSPKIDIAVDPIEGTRMVAMGQNNALAVMACAPEGSLLHAPDMYMKKLVVGKKAKGVINLAATLEDNLRNIAKALGKPLERLRMVTLDKPRHQDAIAVATSLGVKVIALPDGDVAASVMTCLMENQYDVMYSIGGAPEGVISACAVKALGGEMQIELLDFCQAKGESHANRQIADSEHRRCAEMGVEVNRIYSLNEIVQSEEVLFSATGVTGGDILQGVREEGEVVRTQTLLINGIERTCNIIDSLHHL; encoded by the coding sequence ATGAAAACGTTGGCTTATCCTTTTTTCCGCACCACAGAACAGGCCGCGCTGGCTGCCTGGCCCCTGATTGGTTGCGGCGACAAGAATCGTATTGATGGTGTCGCGGTACAGGCCATGCGCGATGCCCTGAATCAAATCGAGATGCAGGGGAAAATCGTCATTGGTGAAGGGGAGATCGACCATGCGCCCATGCTGTATATCGGCGAAATGCTAGGCAACGGGCAGTCTCCAAAAATCGATATTGCGGTTGACCCTATCGAAGGCACACGCATGGTCGCAATGGGGCAAAACAACGCGCTAGCAGTGATGGCCTGCGCGCCCGAAGGTTCACTGCTTCATGCGCCGGATATGTATATGAAGAAGCTGGTCGTCGGCAAAAAGGCGAAAGGGGTGATCAACCTGGCGGCAACGCTTGAAGATAACCTGCGCAATATTGCCAAAGCCCTGGGTAAACCGCTCGAACGGCTGCGAATGGTTACGCTCGATAAGCCGCGCCATCAGGATGCGATAGCGGTAGCCACAAGTCTTGGGGTGAAAGTGATTGCTCTACCAGATGGCGATGTTGCCGCCAGCGTGATGACGTGTTTGATGGAAAACCAGTACGACGTGATGTACAGCATTGGCGGTGCGCCAGAAGGCGTGATTTCAGCCTGCGCGGTGAAAGCGCTGGGGGGCGAAATGCAGATTGAGCTATTAGATTTTTGCCAGGCGAAAGGGGAGTCTCATGCGAATCGCCAGATTGCGGATTCTGAACATCGCCGCTGCGCTGAAATGGGCGTCGAAGTGAACCGCATTTATAGCCTGAATGAAATCGTCCAAAGTGAGGAAGTTTTATTTTCCGCAACCGGTGTGACGGGAGGCGATATTCTGCAAGGTGTGCGTGAAGAAGGTGAGGTAGTACGCACACAAACGCTCTTGATTAATGGTATAGAGCGCACTTGTAATATTATAGACTCCCTACATCACCTTTAA
- a CDS encoding MltR family transcriptional regulator, which yields MTTLNEDDVLERLEAQNSLASFMSVAHDILLSGIRQFLPSLFVDNDEEIVEYAVKPLLARSGPLDDIDVALRLIYALGKMDKWLYADITCFSQFCDFVQHSKETIQFHDDVTYDFIANLNSITQNATLFNAIKSMKYSDFSIYSEVRYGNLVKTALSLAVTSLLKELVW from the coding sequence ATGACCACGTTGAACGAAGATGATGTGCTTGAGCGGCTGGAAGCGCAAAATTCACTGGCCTCGTTTATGAGTGTCGCTCACGATATTTTGCTTTCAGGAATCAGGCAATTTCTGCCTTCGTTATTTGTTGATAATGATGAAGAGATAGTCGAGTACGCCGTTAAGCCTTTACTTGCCAGAAGCGGGCCGCTTGATGATATCGACGTTGCGCTGCGCTTGATTTACGCCCTGGGGAAAATGGATAAATGGCTGTATGCCGATATTACCTGTTTTAGCCAGTTTTGTGATTTCGTGCAGCACAGCAAAGAAACCATACAGTTTCATGATGATGTTACTTACGATTTCATTGCGAACCTTAATTCAATTACCCAAAACGCAACGCTGTTTAATGCAATTAAAAGCATGAAGTATTCGGACTTCTCTATTTATTCCGAAGTGCGTTATGGGAATCTGGTGAAAACGGCGTTATCTCTGGCAGTGACTTCATTATTGAAGGAGCTAGTCTGGTGA